The sequence TCCAAACAGTGGAGTGGTATATGGCGTGTCAACCGAAAATACCGGTGTAAAAGGCGAGGGCGACAATAAAATTCAAGCCTATTGTTTTAGAATGTGCATGAGTCGCCACCCCGATAATCGTGTGCCTTTCCCAAAACCTGCCAACTACGATGCCTCTAAATATGAATTGTTGCTGCGTTCGTTGCAGGCCGGTCGTCCTGATTTTTTTGAAAAACTCGACGCCATTCCAAACAAAAAAACTGACACGAATAATCATGGCCCTTTTAGCAGCGATTTTATTGGAATGAATTATGATTATCCGGAGGCAAGTTACGAGCGCCGACAGGAAATTATTCAGGAACATCGTGATTACCAGGCCGGATTACTCTGGTTTGTGGCCAACGACCCGCGTATGCCCGAATATGTAAAAACAGAAATGGTCAACTGGGGACTGGCAAAAGATGAATTTACCGATAACGATAACTGGCCACACCAGATTTATGTGCGCGAGGCCCGCCGAATGATAGGCGAATATGTAACTACTGAAAACGATGTTCTTTTGAAAAGAGAAGTTCCTCGCTCGGTAGGCATGGGGTCGTATGCCATGGATTCGCACAATGTGCAACGTTACATTACTGCCGAAGGATTTGTGCAAAACGAAGGCGATATTGGTGTAAAACCACCGGCACCATATGCTATTTCTTATGGTTCGCTGCTGCCAAAAAAAGAGGAGTGTTCAAACCTTTTGGTTCCGGTATGTGTGTCATCAAGTCACATTGCATTCGGATCAATACGTATGGAGCCCGTGTTTATGATTTTGGGGCAGAGTGCAGCAACAGCTGCAGTTTTGGCTTTGGAGAAAAACATTGGCGTGCATGAGCTGAACTACAACGAACTAAAAGTTCAATTGGAAAAAGACGGTCAGGTTTTGGAATATGTTAAAAAGTAAAATACATGAAACGACGAAACTTCATCCTAAACTCCCTGTTAATAGGCACTGGTGCAACAGTTACTCCTAATTTATTACTTGGAGCAAAATCCAAAAATGAGATTGCTTTCATCGACCGTATTCTTCCTGCACCGGTTGGCGGTGGCTATCAGGACCCGGATTATTGGATTTGGGGTTCGTCGGTTATTAAGGGCGAAGACGGCAAGTATCACATGTTTGCCAGTCGCTGGTTAAAAGCTTTGGGTTTTGGGAAATGGGTTACCAATTCTGAAGTGGTTCATGCTGTTGCTGATACACCGGTTGGGCCTTACAAAACGGTGGAGGTAGCCTTGCCCGTACGCGGAAAAGAATATTGGGACGGACTGTGCACGCATAACCCCAAAGTGGTAAAATACAAGGATAAATATTTATTGTACTATTTCGGAAATACCTACGATTTTAGACAACCTACTGTTGATGATACATCGCTTGATTCGGAAGACCGAACAAAAGCCTGGATGAATAAACGAGTAGGTGTTGCCATTAGCGACAGCGTTTACGGCCCCTGGAAGCGTTTGGATAAACCAGTAATTGAACCGCGCGAGGGGCACTGGGATGCTTCAATAACGTCTAATCCTGCTCCGGTGGTTAACGTTAAAACCGGCGAAATACTGCTGATGTACAAATCGTCTACCTACGGAAAAAGGCCACCGCTTTTATTGGGAGTGGCAAAGGCAACAAACCCCGAAGGACCTTATGAACGTTTAAGCGAGGAACCAATTTTCAGGTTCGACTCTCCGGGAAAAGAGCGGGTGGATGTTGAGGATCCTTTTGTGTGGTGGAACGGCGAAAAATACGAAGCCATTATTAAAGACCGTTCGGGCGAAATATGTGGCGAAGAAGGTGGGGGCATTCACGCCTGGTCAAACGATGGAGTAAAGTGGCAATTGTTTGATAAAGTAAAAGCTTACAGTCGCGATGTACTTTGGGACGATGGAAGAATTACTCATCAAAATCATTTTGAAAGGCCTTTCTTGCTGGTTGAAAACGGAGTGCCTACCCATTTGTTTGCAGCTACCGGCAACGGGCCTAAAGCCTGGAGTTTTGATAAAACCTGGAACATGGTAATTCCATTAAGTACTGATTTTTAAAGAATCGTGAATACAATTTTTTCAAATCAACTAAAACTTTAAATATGAATTTTTACGAAAAACTTATACTTTTTTTGTTTCTGCTACTGTCCTCAGCTTATTATGCCGAAGCACAAAAAACGCCGGCAGACCTGGTGAACCCATTTATAGATACCCATAATTCGCGATGGTTTTATTTTAATTCGGCTTGTCGTCCGTTTGGCATGGTAAACCTAAGTCCGGATACTGATACTGATAAAACATGGAGTTCGGGGTATTTGTACGATAGCAAAACCATTCGTTGTTTTAGCCACATTCATGCCTGGCAGTTGGCAGGCATTGCTGTTCTGCCAACAACAGGCGAGTTTAAAGGGCATTTAGGAATGAACGCATACCAATCAGGTTTTACTCACGATACCGAAGTGGCGAAACCCGGTTATCACAAAGTGGTGCTCGATGATTATGAAATAACAGCAGAGCTTACTTCTTCAACACGCGTTGGGTTTCACAGGTATACCTTCCCCAAAAAGAAAAATAAGGCCATCATTTTTGATATTGGAGCAAAGCTTGCCCATGGGCCTACGGTCTACTCGAAAGTATGGAAAGTTAGCGATACTGAAATAGCAGGAGTTCAGGTACTAAGCAAAACAGGTCGTCGACCCAAAGATACTCCTGTTTATTTTGTAGCACGCCTAAATAAGCCTTTCAGTTCGATAAAAGGCTGGAAAGATAAAAAGCTCTTGGCCAATGCGCCCGATACCATTCAGGGAGTAAATGTTGGTGCCGCTTTGTTTTTCGATTCAAAAGAAAAAGAAGAAATTTTAATGAAAGTTGGAATTTCGTATGTAAGTACCGAACAAGCCCGCTTAAACCTCGATACCGAAATTAACCATTGGGATTTCAATCAGGTTGTTCAATCTTCGGTTGATGAATGGAACGAGTGGTTAGGAAGAATTAAGATAAAAGGAGGAACAGAGCAGCAACAAATTAAGTTTTATACTGATTTATGGCGGTCGTTACTTGGGCGAAGAATTGTTAGCGATGTAGATGGTAAATACATGGACAGAACGGGCGAAAATGCTGTGGTGCGTTCGGTTCGTTTAGATGAAAACGGGGAGCCACTGTTTCCGCATTATAATTTCGATGCGTGGTGGGGCAGCCATTGGTCGCTGAATATTTTATGGTCGATGGTTTACCCCGAAGTGATGGATGGTTTTTGTAACACCATGGTGGATATGTATCAAAATGGCGGATTAATTCCGCGCGGTCCTTCAGGTGGAAACTATACTTTTGTAATGATTGGTGATCCGTCAACCTCGTTTTTTGCAACAGCCTACAATAAAGGAATCCGGAATTACGATGCTGAAAAAGCCTACGAAGGATTGCGAAAAAATGCTTTTGTGGGAGGTTCGCGCGATCATGCAGGTTACGAACATAACTCACCAGCTTTTGGCGGCGGTATGCAATACTATGTTGAGCAGGGCTGGGTGCCAGAAGGGATAGAAGCAAAAGGAGCCCATAAGGACGGTGCATCGATGACCCTGGAATATGCCTACCAGGATTGGTGTTTGGCACAAATGGCAAAATCCCTTGGCAAACACAGCGATTACGAGTTGTTTATGGAGCGATCGGAAAATTACAAGCACCTGTGGAATCCTGAAACCCGAATGATGCATCCGCGCGAAATGGACGGTAGTTGGATCGAAGATTTTCAGCCGGTGGTTGAAGGTTTTAATGCAAGAGGTTTTTGCGAAAGTAACTCAGCTATTTATACGCATTTTGTACCACACGATGTGGCAGGATTAATCGAGCTCTTTGGTGGTAACGAAAAGTACACCGAATTTTTGGATTGGTGTTTTAACGAAGGCGAAAAGCTCGATTTTGTTGGAATTAACAAAAACCATGCAGCTAACTGGATTGACTATGGTAATCAGCCCGGTACCGGAATGGCTCATTTATTTAACTACTCGGGAGCACCGTGGCTTACGCAAAAGTGGGTCCGAAAAGTAAAAGAGGCTTATGGCGATATAACTCCTTACGATGGCTATAAAGGCGACGAAGATCAGGGGCAAATGGGGGCTTTGGGTGTGTTAATGGCAATGGGATTATTCCAGGTTGATGGTGGAGCTGCAGTAAAACCCTATTATGAAATTACAAGCCCATTATTTAACGAAATCAGCATTCGGCTAAATCCCGATTATTATCCGGGTAAAAAGTTTGTGATTAAAACCAATCAGCCGGAACATGCTTATATTCAGGCGGCCAAATTAAATGGTAAGCCTTGGGAAAAGTGTTGGTTTTTTCACTCCGATTTCGAAAAAGGCGGGACGCTGGAACTGGAAATGGGAACGCAGCCGAATAAAAAATGGGGGATGAAAGACCCCTTGCCCATAAAGAAATAAAAGAGCAACGAAGAATAGACAAAACCACATGACTTAAAGAATTAGACCAGAGCGAATGAGAGATTCTATAAACTTTCACAAAATATGTCCCCATTAACAGATTGCTGGCTACATTTTGTAGTCATTAAAAAAAATAGACATAGATACAAAATTAATAAAATTGAATATTTTGGATGTTTATATAAATGCACAACATAGAAAAATAAAAAATCACCTTAAAATGAACAGAATAAACATAGTAACGATGATAATAATTTTCGGTCTGCTAATAGTATCATGCGGAACGAATACTGAGGCCCAAAAGGGAATGACAAAAAATTAACGGATCCCGGTTCAAGCGAAACGAAAGCAATACAGTTTGACAAAACATTAATTTTTCAGGCTTCACTAGAAGGAAATATAAAAACGGTGCAAAATGCTCTGGAAAAGGGATTTGATCCCAACACCATTGATGAAAATAAAAGAACAGCCTTAATGCTGGCTGCTTACAATGGAAATAATGAGATTGTAAAACTTCTGATTAATAGAGGGGGAGACGTAAATTTAACTGACGAGATTGAGAGAACGGCTTTAATGTACGCATCAACCGGCCCTTTTGTAAACACTGTTACAACATTATTAGAGGCTGGGGCAGAGCCGAATTTGATAGAGAAAGAAGAAAATTGGACTGCTGCTATGATGGCGTCTGCAGAAGGTCAACTGGAAGTCCTAAAAACACTAATTGCTTATGGCGCTGATCTTAATATGGTCGATATCGATGGTGAATCTTCTTTGGATTTTGCCAGTGCAAATGGTCATACGGCTGTAGTTGAATACATTAAATCTGTCTAAAAAGCAGCTAACCCGAAGGAATGATGCTTGTATTAACTTTTAAAACAAACTTATAATTATTAATACTATTTATTCATCTTTAATTGGTGCTGGTTTTACTACTGGAAAGATGGAAAACAAAAAAAGAAAGCCAAAGTTAGCCATCCTACCCACAATCCTACCCAGATTTAAATACAAGGCTAAAGTAAATGCCCTGATATTATAAATTGAAAGCTGAGCGTTAGGGCTAATAGTTTCAGGGCAGCCTTGTATTTAATCCCGGATGGCAAGTCTGAGACTTTCTTTTCTTTTTTTTCTTTTTTTCTTCTCTTTTGAGGATAATTTATTTTACAAAATTATATTAAAGAGTCTGTTCTTATATTATTAAACCCAGTTAATCCTTTAGCTCTAGGGGCGGAGGGTGACAAGATGAGTTCATTGTTTTCAAAAAAAATAAATTCGTTATTTTCGTAGAATCTATTCTAACTAAAACTAAATGAATCCAACAAAGGATATCATAAATAAACTTAATAATAGAGACGCGATGGCATTAAAGGAATTCTTTACTGGATTCTACCCTTCGCTTTGTGTCTTTACTCGTAATATTATTAAGGAGACAGATATCGTTGAAGATATCGCACAGGAGTCTTTTCTTGTTTTCTGGGAGAGCAACAAAAATTTTGATGATCTGGATATCCTGAAAGGCTATTTATATAAAACTGCAAAGAATAAATGCCTAAATCATCTCAAATTAAAGGGGCTGAGAAATGAAATCATTAAAAATGGTTTCGACAAAAAGGAATTTGTATATGAACTAATTTTGGAAGAAGAAACGTACCGGATTATACATGATGCAATTAAAAATCTTCCCCCACAGAGTAAGCGAATAATTAAGCTAAGTATGAAAGGATATAAAAATCCGGAAATAGCAGAAGAGCTAAATGTCTCAGTCAATACCGTTAAAACACTAAAAGGAAATGCTTATAAAGTATTGAGGGAGAACTTAAAAGACCATGTGTTTATATTGATCTTGTTAAATCAAATCCTGAATATGTAGATTTTAGCTGCTCCTAGCATCTAGACATCTAGACTTTTACTTCTTGTTGGTTTGTTGTTGCCTCAAAAGATTGGTGTAAATGTCAAAAAAAAATGATTTGTCATTCACCCTGTTTGTTATCTCATTAAAATAGTTAGTGTAGAAGGAGATAAAATGAACAAGATTTATCAAATAATGGAAGTTGCCAGTTTGATTGCTAAAAAGTTAAGCAATCAACTAGATTCCGAAGAGAGCAAAAGTCTTAGTTCTTGGAAAAAAGAATCCACAAAGAATGAAGAACTTTTCAATAAGATTACTGATTGGGATAATTATCAGGAACGAAATAAGGCCTATAACATTTTTAATTCCGAAAAGGCTTGGAAACATTTCTCGAAGAATATTGAGAAGTCGAAAAAACGAATTGGCTTAACATCGCTTTTAAAATATGCTGCAGCTATTACTGTTCCATTAATTCTAGGTGGACTAATTTTCTTTCATTTATCCAATACGAATGAGCAATTACCCCAGAAAGTTACATCTATTATGCCCGGAACTCAAAATGCCATTGTCATTCTTGATGATGGTGAAGAAATAAGTTTGGAAGATGAGAATCTGGATCAATTGGTAGAAAAAGATGGTTCGGTTATCCGCAATATAAATGGAGAATTAAGTTATTCTGAGGTTGAATCTAAACGAAAAAAACGATTGCAGAATACCTTGGTTGTACCACGTGGAGGTGAATATAATTTGATTTTATCAGATGGTTCAAAAGTATTTCTGAATTCAATGAGTCAACTTTCTTATCCCGTGAATTTTGAAGTAGATAAACGAGAAGTAACCTTGGAAGGGGAAGCATATTTTGAAATTGAAAGAGATGAGAACCGACCATTCTTGGTAAATATAAATGGTTTAAAAATAGAGGTATTAGGTACATCATTTAACGTGAAAGGCTACAATGATGAAGATGAAATCTACACAACATTAGTGGAAGGTAAAGTTAAACTGAATACTTCTGCAACAGATGATGACCTGATATTAATTCCTGATCAACAAGCTATTCTGGAGAAAAAAACAGACAATATTATAATACATGATGTTGACGCAAGCCAATTCATTGGTTGGAAAAACGGAATTTATTCATTTTCAGATCAGTCAATAGAGGAGATTATGAAAACGCTTTCCAGGTGGTATGATTTTGAATATGAATTTAAGGATGATTCCCTTAAAGATTTAAAATTCGAAGGTGGGTTAAATAAATACGACGATATAGATCCGATTCTGGATATAATTGAAAGTACTGGAAAACTAAAAATTGAAATTAATGGGAATAAAATAACCTTTATGTAGGAATGGAAACAGGAGATGTTTGCACCATCTCCTGTCTAAACAATTCCTGCATAAAATACAGTAAATAATTGTTTAATTAATCACTTAAAAGTATGAAAAAAAACTTAAATGAATGTTTCCCAAAGGGGAAATATGTTCGAATGTTTAAGGCTATGAAATTGACTATGCTTTTTATCTTTCTAGGGATTCTGCAGGTTACTGCGAATAACAGCTATTCGCAGAATGCAAGAATTAGTCTTGATTTGAAAGATGCAAAGCTTCAAGAAGTTTTAACTGAAATTCAGAAACAAACTGAATTTACCTTTTTCTATAGTCTTGAAGATGTAAAAGATCTCGAAAGAATCGATTTAGAAGTCAAGGAAGCCAAATTGAATGAGGTGTTAGACGAATGTTTCAAAAATACAGGTCTTGAGTATGAGATAAAGCACAAGGCTATTGTTTTGAAAAAGTCACTAAAAAAGAAATCTGAAACTCCCGAGGACATTGAAAAATCAAAAATTCAGGATCAAAAAAAAGTTGTGAAAGGGAAAGTCGTTGACGAAACTCAAATGCCAATGCCAGGTGTTTCCATCATTGTTATGGGAACAACTGTTGGTGTAATTTCTGATAATGAAGGAAATTTTACCCTTGAAATTCCTGAAGACGCGGAAACATTGCAGTTTTCTTTTGTAGGATATAAGAGAAAAGAAATTCTCATTGATGAAAATAACTTCATGAATGTAAATATGGAAGAAGATATTGCAGGGATTGATGAAGTTATTGTAATAGGTTATGGTACCCAGAAAAAAAGTGATATTACCGGAGCTGTTGCATCTGTTGGTAACGAAAAGTTAGAAATGACACCGAATGTGAATATTGCACAAGCTATACAAGGCTCTATTCCTGGTGTAATGGTTCAGAATACTTCAGCGGGTGCTTCTTCATCACAAACAGTAATGATTAGGGGACGAAATTCAATAAAAGCAAGTAATGAGCCTCTTATTGTTGTCGATGGAATCCCATACGGAGGAAATCTTAGCGATTTAAGTTTAAATGATGTAAAAAGTATTGAAATTCTTAAGGATGCTTCGGCAGCAGCAATTTATGGTTCCCGAGGCTCTAATGGAGTAATTCTTGTAACGACAAAACAAGGTCAGCTTGGAAAACCTAAAATCAACTATGAAGCAAAATTCTCGATCCAGAAATATACGAACATGCTAGATATGCTGGATGGAGGGGAGTTTTATGAATTTAAAAATACCCGTGATGCGACACAGTTTACCGAAGAAGAATTGGAAATTTACAACTCGGGAAATTGGGTTGATTGGCCTGGATTGGCAATAAGGACAGGTAATTCCCAAGAGCATAATGTTTCGATTTCGGGAGGAACAGAAAAGGTAAAATATTATTTGGGAGCTAGTTATTACGATGTAAAAGGATTGGTAGTTAATGATGATTTTCAACGCATATCTACCCGTATTAACCTTGAAACGAAAATAACTGATTGGTTCTCCTTAGGTACCAGAACGCAATTAACATTGGATAATGCTGATGGGGATTCTCCAGATAGCGAATCTGATGCAATATTCACAATGAATCCTTTAACGACAGCATTCGATGCTGATGGTAATCAAGTTATTTTTCCATATGAAGGAAAGCTAGATGGCAATCCCCTTCAAAAAGTTCTATACGATGATGTAGACCGCGGATATCAAATATTATCGAATAACTATGCAATTGTAGATTTTCCTTTTATTCAGGGATTGAAATATCAAATCAATACAGGAATTCGATATCGATTCTCCGATAAGGCGAGCTATGCAGGAAGAAATACACAAGTGGGAGTTCAATCCCGGGGTACTGCCTATACCAATCGTAGTATTAGTGAAAATGTCATCATTGAAAATATCTTGTCATATAACAGGGAAATTGATAAACATACCATTTTTGCCACCTTACTTTATAGTTCAGAGAGTAATAAAAAAACATCAAATGGTTTTAACGCATCTGGATTTCCAAATGATTTTTTATCGTGGTATGGTGCAGGTCAGGCAGATGTTAAAGATCCGGATTACTCATACTCAAAAACAAACATGATCTCTCAAATGGCAAGATTAAACTATTCGTTTGATAGTAGATATCTACTTACCCTTACCGCACGAAGAGATGGCTTTTCAGGATTCGGAACTCACAATAAGTGGGGTGTTTTCCCTTCAGTGGCACTTGGTTGGAATTTGTCGAATGAAGATTTTTTCCCACTAAACAATTTCTTTAATAACCTGAAGGTAAGGTCTTCTTATGGATTGAATGGTAATCAGGCTGTTGGGGCATATGAAACCATTTCGCGATTGGGAGAAGAAAATATTGTTTCGGGAGAAACTACCATGCCAGGATATATTCCAACTAAACTTGGTCAAGATGAACTCGGATGGGAATCATCAAAAGTATTAAACCTTGGAATAGATTTTAGTATTGCGGAAGGACGGTTTTCCGGAGCATTGGATTATTATAATACAAGAACTTATGACCTATTATTAGACCGTACTATTTCTCCAGTGCATGGAATTACTTCTATTACCCAGAATATTGGTAAAACAAAAAACAACGGTTGGGAAGCTACTCTAACAACTAGAAATATTGTTTCAGCCAAATTTAACTGGATGACCAATATGAACTTTGCATATAATAAAAACGAGATTGTTTCATTATATGGCAATCTGGATGAGAATGGAAATGAAATCGATGATATCGCGAATGATTGGTTTATCGGGCAACCAATACGAGTAAATTATGATTATGTATTCGATGGTGTCTGGCAAAGTTCAGAAGCAGATGAAGCAGCAAAATGGGAGTCTGTTCCTGGTTACATTAAGTTAAAGGATGTAGATGGGGATTATAAAATGACAGGTGATGATCGCCAAATAATTGGACAAAGAGATCCTAAGTTTTTATGGGGAATGACCAACACTTTTTCATATGACAACTTTAGTTTAAGCTTTTTCATTCACGGTGTTCATGGTATAACCAAGTTAAATACTCTTTTACAGGACAATGTAATGACTGAGATAAGGAGAACAACCATGAGAAAAAATTGGTGGACTCCGGAAAATCCATCAAATGACTTTTATATGAATGATAAGGATGCCAATAAAATGGGAGGTGTATCAGGTTTGATATACGAGGATGCAGGCTTTATCCGCTTGAAAGATCTGACTTTATCATATGACCTTCCACAGAGAGTTATCGATAAGTTTGGTTTCGAGAAATTGAGATTCTTTGTTATTGGAAGAAACTTAATTACAATAACTGATTGGAATGGACTTGATCCTGAACTGAATGATCAAAACTCTTTCCCTCTTCAGAAAGAATTTATGATTGGACTAAATCTGGGATTTTAAACATTGTCTAAAGTTTTAAAATTAAAATCATGAAAAAAATAATATTCTATAAAGTAAGCTTCATAATTTTATTAATGCTATCGTTTGGCTGCTCGGAAGACTATCTTCAGGAAGAGCCCCCTCACATTATGGCAGGAGAATCATTGTATAATAGTTACAACGGATTTGAGTCCGGACTGAATGGTTTATATGCTTTAATGCGCATTGGAAGGGCAAACGATGATCATTTGCAGTTGGTATTGTCGGGGGTAGACAATATGTGTACAAACTACGACACAGAAAAGTTCTTTTCTGATTGGGGAGAGCTGAACAGTCCTACAGAAGGGGATTTTGAGGATATCTTTGCATGGTGCTATGAGATAATAAATGCTGCTAACACAATAATTAATCGGGCAGAGAATGAGAACATCGATTGGACAGGCGGTACTTCAAGCCCTGATGGAAATAAAAACAGGGTATTGGCTGAAGCCAGGGCATTGCGAGCCTGGGCTTATAGATTTCTTACTTATTGTTGGGGCGATGTTCCTTTAAATTTAGAGGAATCATTAGGATCCTCCATAAACACAGATTGGCAACGTACTCCTGTTGAAAAAGTAAGGCAACAAATCATTTCTGATTTATTGTTTGCTCAACAGCATATCAGTGCTGACGGTTCGTATCAAGGAAGAATAACAAAAGGGGCAGTTCAACATTATCTTGCAGAAATGTATCTGGTTAAAAATATGCCGGATAGTGCTGAATATTGGGCAGACCAGGTTATTGATAATCCGGAATATGAACTTGTAACAGAAAGATATGGAGTTCTTGAATCTGAACCCGGAGTTGTATTTATGGATATGTTTCAGGAAGGAAATCAAAACCGACTGGAAGGAAATACAGAGGCGTTATGGGTTATACAATTTGAAGCAAATGTAATTGGTGGTGGCGAAAGCAAGATTCGAAGGTATCATGGATGTCGGTATGATTTGATTAATATAGACGGAGTTACTCCTCTTGAAATTACTTTTGACAGAGGCGGAAGAAATAAATCATATTTTGCACCAACAAAATTTGCGATTGATTTATATGAGGATCAGGATGAAAGAGGTTCAAACTTTGCTATAAGGAAATTCTTTATCCTCAAAGACGAAGTAGAAAATGCTCCTTTACGTGGAGATGACCTTCCTCCTGGTTATTCTTATGGAGATACAATTTGGAATGATTGGTCTGAAGATTTAACTGCTGATCACAATAAAGTAGCTAATTGGCCTTGGTCTAGAAAGGCGGATGGAACAGATCCGAATGATGTGCGCTCTGATTATAACTTCAATGATCAGGTTTATTTAAGATTAGCTGACACTTACTTGTTAAAAGCGGAAGCACAACTGAAACAAGGTTTCCCAGAACAAGCTGCTACAACCATTAATATTGTTCGAGAAAGATCAAATGCAACACCAGTTACAGATGTAGATCTTGATTTTATTCTGGATGAAAGGTCTAGAGAATTGTTCCTGGAGGAAGAACGAAGATTTACTTTATTGCGAACGCATAAATGGTTAGAAAGAGTTGCTGCCTATAATAAATATGGTGGAGAAAAAATTGCCCCAAGGGACACTCTTTTCCCAATACCACAAGTAGTTATAGATGCCAATTTAACTACTCCAATGGAGCAAAATCCCGGTTGGTAACGCGATAGTTTAGTTAGTATATTTTTTTAGTTTAGTTTAATATACAGGGCTACATATTGTAGTCCTGTATATATTAACTAGTTCCAAACATTTCCATTTTCACATATTAGTTTTTGAGTTAATACACAAGATAACCAGGTTGACTTAAGGTATTGGATGTTAACTCAAGAAGTTCGAGATAATCATTGTTTTTAATACCAGAATAAAATATTTACAAATGAAAATTCAAATTATAACATTGGTATTGTGTATTGTATTTGCACATGTATCAGCGCAGGAAAACTATAAAGAACAAAAATTTGCTACAGAAAAGGTATCTCAAAATCAAGACACTCATTCTGTTAAAATATATTCCTCAAACAGGATAAAAAAGAAACCAAAGAATTTAATTCTATTCATAGGCGACGGAATGGGAGTATCTCATGTTTTTGCAGGATTAACTGCAAACAAGGGACATTTGTTTCTTGAAAATTTTAAATCCGTTGGATTTTCAAAAACTCAGTCGGCTGACGATTTTGTAACTGATTCTGCAGCTGGCGGAACAGCAATCTCAACAGGCGTTAAAACCAATAATGGAGTTATTGGACTTGACCCTGAAGGTAATCCCGTAAAAACAATTTTAGAGATTGCGGAAGAAGAAAAACTGGCAACAGGACTTGTATCTACTTCGGCTATAACGCATG comes from uncultured Draconibacterium sp. and encodes:
- a CDS encoding TonB-dependent receptor; translation: MKKNLNECFPKGKYVRMFKAMKLTMLFIFLGILQVTANNSYSQNARISLDLKDAKLQEVLTEIQKQTEFTFFYSLEDVKDLERIDLEVKEAKLNEVLDECFKNTGLEYEIKHKAIVLKKSLKKKSETPEDIEKSKIQDQKKVVKGKVVDETQMPMPGVSIIVMGTTVGVISDNEGNFTLEIPEDAETLQFSFVGYKRKEILIDENNFMNVNMEEDIAGIDEVIVIGYGTQKKSDITGAVASVGNEKLEMTPNVNIAQAIQGSIPGVMVQNTSAGASSSQTVMIRGRNSIKASNEPLIVVDGIPYGGNLSDLSLNDVKSIEILKDASAAAIYGSRGSNGVILVTTKQGQLGKPKINYEAKFSIQKYTNMLDMLDGGEFYEFKNTRDATQFTEEELEIYNSGNWVDWPGLAIRTGNSQEHNVSISGGTEKVKYYLGASYYDVKGLVVNDDFQRISTRINLETKITDWFSLGTRTQLTLDNADGDSPDSESDAIFTMNPLTTAFDADGNQVIFPYEGKLDGNPLQKVLYDDVDRGYQILSNNYAIVDFPFIQGLKYQINTGIRYRFSDKASYAGRNTQVGVQSRGTAYTNRSISENVIIENILSYNREIDKHTIFATLLYSSESNKKTSNGFNASGFPNDFLSWYGAGQADVKDPDYSYSKTNMISQMARLNYSFDSRYLLTLTARRDGFSGFGTHNKWGVFPSVALGWNLSNEDFFPLNNFFNNLKVRSSYGLNGNQAVGAYETISRLGEENIVSGETTMPGYIPTKLGQDELGWESSKVLNLGIDFSIAEGRFSGALDYYNTRTYDLLLDRTISPVHGITSITQNIGKTKNNGWEATLTTRNIVSAKFNWMTNMNFAYNKNEIVSLYGNLDENGNEIDDIANDWFIGQPIRVNYDYVFDGVWQSSEADEAAKWESVPGYIKLKDVDGDYKMTGDDRQIIGQRDPKFLWGMTNTFSYDNFSLSFFIHGVHGITKLNTLLQDNVMTEIRRTTMRKNWWTPENPSNDFYMNDKDANKMGGVSGLIYEDAGFIRLKDLTLSYDLPQRVIDKFGFEKLRFFVIGRNLITITDWNGLDPELNDQNSFPLQKEFMIGLNLGF
- a CDS encoding RagB/SusD family nutrient uptake outer membrane protein, whose protein sequence is MKKIIFYKVSFIILLMLSFGCSEDYLQEEPPHIMAGESLYNSYNGFESGLNGLYALMRIGRANDDHLQLVLSGVDNMCTNYDTEKFFSDWGELNSPTEGDFEDIFAWCYEIINAANTIINRAENENIDWTGGTSSPDGNKNRVLAEARALRAWAYRFLTYCWGDVPLNLEESLGSSINTDWQRTPVEKVRQQIISDLLFAQQHISADGSYQGRITKGAVQHYLAEMYLVKNMPDSAEYWADQVIDNPEYELVTERYGVLESEPGVVFMDMFQEGNQNRLEGNTEALWVIQFEANVIGGGESKIRRYHGCRYDLINIDGVTPLEITFDRGGRNKSYFAPTKFAIDLYEDQDERGSNFAIRKFFILKDEVENAPLRGDDLPPGYSYGDTIWNDWSEDLTADHNKVANWPWSRKADGTDPNDVRSDYNFNDQVYLRLADTYLLKAEAQLKQGFPEQAATTINIVRERSNATPVTDVDLDFILDERSRELFLEEERRFTLLRTHKWLERVAAYNKYGGEKIAPRDTLFPIPQVVIDANLTTPMEQNPGW